The DNA region TCTCGTCTAAAACTGCTGATTTTAAATCAAAACATCTTTTGTTTTCTTGGTTTAAATGAACAAATTTATTAAATTCTCCTAGGTCTAAATTTCCTATTTCATAGCAGTTTTTTTGTATAAAAGGTCCAATTTTTAGATGAATTTCACCAGCATTAAACTCACTTTTCATCAAATTTATAGTTTTTAAAATAATGCCTTTTATAACGCCACTTCTTCCAGCATGAACAGCTGCTACGCATTTGTTTGAGTATAAAATAACTGGCATACAATCAGCCACCATAACACAAAGTGCAATATTTTTTAAATTTGTAATGACTGCATCACATGGCGGTAAAATTTGATTTAGATTTTTATAAATTTCAACTTTATCTGAGTGAATCTGTTCCATAAAAATAGCCTTTTTAACGCCTAAAATACGCTTTAAAATTTCTCTATTTTTTCTAACATTTTTTGCATCATCCCCAACATGATAGCCAAAATTTAAGCTATCAAAAGGCTTTTTTGAAACGCCTGCAAATCTATTTGTAAAGCCAGAATTTATAATTTTATCGTCTAGTAAAGACTTGAAATTCTCTCCACTTCTTCCCAAGAAAGTCCTTTTTTCTCATCTTTAAAACTTAAAATTTGCTTAACATATCTTGCTAAAAGATCACTTTCAACATTTACAATCCTACCAACTTTATACTCGCCAAATAGCGTATCTTTCATAGTTAGTGGGATTATCGTAAGCCTTATAGAATCTTTTAAAACTTCACTTATTGTTAAACTAACTCCATCAATTGCCACGCTTCCTTTATTCGCCATTAAAGGCATTATGCTTAAAGGAAGCTTTATAAAAAAGTCACATCCGCTTTTTAAAGGCGTGATTTTATAAATTTCACCAAGCCCGTCAATATGCCCTTGAACAAAATGCCCATCAACTCTATCACCAACTTTTAAAGCAGGCTCTAAATGAACTTTACCTTTTAAATTCTGCACCGCCAAAACACTTTTGCTCTCATCACTAAGCTCAACATTAAAGCCATTATCAAAAACTTTTACAACGCTTAAGCAAGCTCCATTTACAGCAATGCTATCACCTATATTTGGCTTTAAATTTGATTTTAAACTTAAAGTTTTTCCATCAAATTTTACAACTTCACCAAATTCTCTTATAAGCCCATTAAACATATTCTCTCCAAATTTGTATTTTAAATTTCAAATCCATTTTTTAAAACCATCTTTTTATCATTTTCAACACCATCACCTTTAGTTGTTAAAAAATCACCCGTTAAAGCTGAGTTTATACCACCTTTTAACCCAGTTTCTACAAATTCACCAAGATTATTTCTTCCACCTGCATACCTCAAATAAGCCTTTGGCAAAATAAATCTAAAAATTGCAATACTTTTTAAAATTTCATCTTTTGGTAATGGAGGTAAATTCTCAAGTGGAGTTCCTTTTATCG from Campylobacter ureolyticus includes:
- the pgeF gene encoding peptidoglycan editing factor PgeF — protein: MGRSGENFKSLLDDKIINSGFTNRFAGVSKKPFDSLNFGYHVGDDAKNVRKNREILKRILGVKKAIFMEQIHSDKVEIYKNLNQILPPCDAVITNLKNIALCVMVADCMPVILYSNKCVAAVHAGRSGVIKGIILKTINLMKSEFNAGEIHLKIGPFIQKNCYEIGNLDLGEFNKFVHLNQENKRCFDLKSAVLDEIKNLNLKSVEISQICTHCDKNYFSYRREKTTGRFIGFVYLN
- a CDS encoding riboflavin synthase, with translation MFNGLIREFGEVVKFDGKTLSLKSNLKPNIGDSIAVNGACLSVVKVFDNGFNVELSDESKSVLAVQNLKGKVHLEPALKVGDRVDGHFVQGHIDGLGEIYKITPLKSGCDFFIKLPLSIMPLMANKGSVAIDGVSLTISEVLKDSIRLTIIPLTMKDTLFGEYKVGRIVNVESDLLARYVKQILSFKDEKKGLSWEEVERISSLY